One Turneriella parva DSM 21527 genomic region harbors:
- a CDS encoding DUF262 domain-containing protein translates to MRNDRKMSKIDQKANYTIAEIARWPTDGNISLPTVQRGFVWKPAQIENLWDSLLRGYPVGAFVLSTYGKDNKLEMLDGQQRATAICLGLGQSTFRSSEEKFKIFIDLIPPTGDDSRKYRFRVITRSHPWGYQRGDNAKTLSADRIRKAMLEYGVDDYLAAGSLDDFYPADADLPIPFSFFIDANGSVQSSETIIAQVRMWKHWSKIEAKWNAQGKPKTAASILPDRIAAIRESCLLMLDKDHGQKIPALYLDFERIRTVAAADEDALETSALSDQEQEEQEESNDEIENLFVRLNAGGTPLQGEELNYSILKAHIPRPLQDAIEKSCVGLVSPARFVTIAYRLYQQANKATGRDAISLKIKPKQFQKAMLEDKYGKEKGEAGISKFELFLRTIVEEKAYEGKTFLQYVRHLLSYSRKSLPFGFPHLVVTSFGESAPEVLFIFMYRLLIHKDTIKSGSDLHRRTLGLLTLLSWLGKGQKQRNHAKVLRNIWPCAATLPTEKFWSAITVARARLQNILMRFPSLNEKAAKEMLQILRNPPQARTSVWNRLQEADNDCHDFFYEILRNKMVLLYAQREFLANFFREAHFQLDDTSVPFDWDHISPLSYVHNKHNIAEPLRSFYATNGNFRAWPYSLNRMDQNVPPSYKLDPLSNNSIAKNDLAAASKPWEDFVLKHKHMISDIQELSPRLLEWSFCGKQWLSLDDWDLKTNWRPTYAAIIERNIGICREWYDQLKIEALIPKSEPFSVETVLDLNVIVFTLSDTLLTKRSVYDDRTENYQEQGWSAETGRAAGQRIESLQGFRLLKRQFLPV, encoded by the coding sequence ATGAGAAATGACCGCAAAATGAGCAAGATTGACCAGAAAGCAAATTACACGATCGCCGAAATTGCTCGGTGGCCGACTGACGGAAATATCTCACTGCCCACTGTACAGCGCGGGTTCGTGTGGAAACCAGCACAGATTGAGAATCTTTGGGACTCATTGCTGCGCGGATATCCTGTGGGCGCTTTTGTGCTCTCGACCTACGGGAAAGACAATAAACTAGAAATGCTCGATGGACAGCAACGCGCCACAGCTATTTGCCTGGGTCTGGGGCAGAGTACTTTCCGATCTTCAGAAGAAAAGTTCAAGATATTTATCGACCTGATTCCACCTACAGGTGACGACAGTCGGAAATACCGCTTTCGTGTCATAACACGTTCACATCCATGGGGGTACCAGCGGGGAGACAATGCTAAAACCCTATCGGCAGACCGCATCAGAAAGGCCATGCTTGAATATGGAGTGGATGACTATCTTGCGGCAGGTTCATTGGATGACTTTTACCCAGCCGATGCAGATCTACCAATACCTTTTAGTTTCTTCATAGATGCCAATGGATCTGTTCAGAGTTCAGAAACCATTATCGCCCAGGTTCGTATGTGGAAACACTGGTCAAAGATAGAAGCCAAGTGGAATGCGCAGGGGAAGCCTAAAACTGCAGCGTCTATTCTGCCAGATCGAATTGCGGCCATACGAGAATCCTGCTTGCTCATGTTAGATAAAGATCATGGTCAAAAAATCCCGGCTCTATACCTTGATTTTGAAAGAATCAGAACTGTGGCTGCCGCTGACGAGGATGCCTTAGAGACCAGCGCACTTTCGGACCAAGAACAGGAAGAGCAGGAAGAATCAAACGATGAGATTGAAAACCTTTTCGTAAGGCTCAATGCAGGCGGGACACCTTTGCAGGGTGAAGAATTAAATTATTCCATTTTGAAGGCACACATTCCTCGGCCCCTTCAAGATGCTATCGAAAAGTCGTGCGTGGGCTTGGTAAGCCCTGCTCGATTCGTTACGATTGCTTACAGACTTTATCAGCAGGCAAACAAAGCAACTGGACGCGACGCAATATCGCTAAAGATCAAGCCGAAACAATTCCAGAAGGCTATGCTCGAGGACAAGTATGGCAAGGAGAAAGGAGAGGCCGGAATTTCGAAATTTGAACTCTTCTTGCGAACGATAGTCGAAGAGAAGGCCTATGAAGGAAAAACCTTTCTCCAGTACGTTCGACATTTACTGAGCTACTCACGGAAAAGTCTGCCATTTGGTTTTCCGCATCTAGTTGTGACCAGTTTCGGTGAGTCTGCTCCAGAAGTACTGTTTATCTTCATGTATAGACTGCTGATCCATAAGGACACAATCAAATCTGGAAGTGATTTGCATCGGCGGACGCTTGGCCTGTTAACTTTACTCTCATGGTTGGGCAAAGGCCAGAAACAACGAAATCACGCAAAGGTACTCCGCAACATTTGGCCCTGCGCGGCCACTCTGCCGACTGAAAAGTTTTGGTCGGCTATTACTGTTGCCAGGGCGCGCCTGCAGAATATACTCATGAGATTTCCGTCACTCAATGAAAAGGCAGCAAAGGAAATGCTGCAGATTCTTAGGAACCCACCTCAGGCAAGAACCTCTGTATGGAATCGCCTGCAAGAAGCAGACAATGACTGCCATGATTTTTTCTATGAGATTCTGCGCAATAAAATGGTTCTCTTGTATGCCCAAAGGGAGTTTCTCGCCAATTTTTTCCGGGAAGCGCATTTCCAGTTGGATGACACGAGTGTCCCGTTTGACTGGGATCACATCTCTCCGTTATCGTATGTACATAATAAGCACAATATCGCTGAACCACTGCGCAGTTTCTACGCCACCAATGGTAATTTCCGAGCATGGCCTTACTCGCTGAATAGAATGGATCAAAACGTACCGCCGTCGTATAAACTTGATCCGCTATCAAATAATAGTATTGCAAAAAATGATTTGGCAGCCGCTTCTAAACCCTGGGAGGATTTCGTCTTGAAGCACAAACACATGATTTCGGATATTCAAGAATTATCTCCGCGACTGTTAGAGTGGAGTTTCTGCGGAAAACAATGGTTAAGCCTCGATGACTGGGATTTAAAGACCAACTGGAGACCGACGTATGCGGCGATTATTGAGAGGAATATTGGCATTTGCAGAGAATGGTACGATCAGCTCAAGATTGAAGCCTTGATCCCAAAATCCGAACCATTCTCAGTAGAGACCGTGTTGGATTTAAATGTAATAGTTTTTACTTTATCTGACACTCTCTTAACAAAAAGGAGTGTTTATGACGACAGAACAGAAAATTATCAAGAACAAGGTTGGTCTGCTGAAACTGGCAGAGCAGCTGGGCAGCGTATCGAAAGCTTGCAAGGTTTTCGGTTACTCAAGAGACAGTTTCTACCGGTTTAA
- a CDS encoding DUF499 domain-containing protein: MPKTAVTPSLKTVQQLCSPRKSLFETRFKDYALNLTDLAQGKIDAEEFFTENFVTDGMKTLLDTAFERFEGKSNISVVKLTQAMGGGKTHNMIALALLAMNPDLRKKIGLKTNVKTAIRVASFSGRESDSEYGIWGSIAQQIGKLDDFADYYRGVLKAPGETSWVNLLKGEPLLILLDELPPYLEYATSVSVGDSNLAVVTTSALSNLVVAANKEELSNVLIVVSDLKATYESGSAALASGPLKNLDHELNRTAMELEPVRQNSDEIYHILKSKLFEKLPSESDVSPVAQAYGAELLTAKQMDITNSSPEELVSHIKQSYPFHPAVRDLYARFKENPGFQQTRGLIRMLRTQVRSLYSESRKNESVYLLSPDTFDLNDSDTVTEINKINGTLKNAISHDIASQGSSEAEKLDQQFRTDIHQSATKTIMLSSLAAVQNAVLGLNQSDLVYYLVKPGRDLRDLKTKVLPALKTTCWYLHLDRQGNYLFKNVQNIVAKINSLVSTYNPDQAIKQVRSELEALFKPVDKDVYQKLSILETPDVLSLDVDSVLLAVYQPNDKGAGLHPDLLSFYQNQIYKNRVLFLTGERAAMDSVLYTAKEVKAIDHVIKELELDKISAKDPQYVEALDLRDHYSSSFRSAVRETFTKLYYPSADRLMDAEFFMQFSSNNYNGEQQIKATLEAKQKFTTDTESDTFRKKCEKRLFGKAADEPREMEWAEIKKRAAREPIWQWHRLDALDRLKTKLVREKIWRENGKFVQTGPFEAAKTDVIINQVLRDEETGAVKLRVEPQHGDKVYVDYGADPTTASELIHDHGNFETARMEVRFLCVDSTGKHPQGPVRIWKNTIALKYDTTPRDGKVFVTLRAIPDADIRYTTDGSAPRELGGEYTGVFEVKKKCTVMAIATKEGIESQILSFEADPTASKGARIDESKAAIVIRRHKFDGTDKCYQLIESMRRYQISVSQVEVAIEAISHADTFVSYSTGGQIIRFDATKLSELIDNLRKPFIEENQAEYRIRLMIGEMHYRQGGDIQHFAGEMNLPGYEPHEVRQ; the protein is encoded by the coding sequence ATGCCGAAAACCGCAGTAACCCCATCTCTCAAGACAGTTCAGCAGCTCTGCTCACCCAGAAAGAGTCTCTTTGAAACGCGATTCAAGGACTATGCGCTCAACCTGACTGATTTGGCGCAAGGCAAGATCGATGCAGAGGAATTCTTCACAGAGAACTTCGTCACGGACGGGATGAAAACTTTGCTCGATACCGCGTTCGAGCGCTTTGAGGGAAAATCGAACATAAGCGTGGTTAAGCTGACCCAGGCAATGGGTGGGGGTAAAACGCACAACATGATTGCATTGGCCCTCTTGGCCATGAATCCTGATTTACGCAAAAAGATCGGCCTGAAGACGAATGTCAAAACGGCAATCAGGGTCGCATCGTTCAGCGGCCGGGAAAGCGACAGTGAATACGGAATTTGGGGAAGCATTGCACAGCAGATCGGCAAGCTCGATGACTTCGCGGATTACTATCGCGGGGTACTGAAAGCACCTGGCGAGACCAGTTGGGTAAATCTACTCAAGGGCGAACCGTTGCTTATCTTGCTCGATGAGCTTCCGCCATATCTGGAGTACGCGACATCAGTATCGGTGGGAGATTCGAATCTGGCTGTCGTGACCACGAGCGCTCTCTCGAACCTTGTCGTTGCCGCGAATAAAGAAGAACTCAGTAATGTTTTGATCGTGGTGTCTGACCTTAAGGCTACGTACGAGAGTGGTTCTGCTGCCCTCGCCAGCGGACCGCTGAAGAATCTCGACCATGAACTCAACCGCACGGCGATGGAGCTTGAACCGGTACGGCAAAACTCCGACGAGATTTATCACATTCTGAAGAGCAAGCTGTTTGAGAAGTTGCCCTCGGAGTCGGATGTTTCTCCCGTTGCTCAGGCGTATGGAGCCGAACTGCTGACGGCCAAGCAGATGGACATCACCAACAGTTCTCCTGAAGAACTTGTCAGTCATATCAAACAATCATACCCTTTTCACCCGGCGGTGCGTGACCTTTACGCGCGGTTCAAGGAGAATCCGGGTTTTCAACAGACCCGCGGTCTTATTCGCATGTTGCGGACACAGGTTCGCTCACTCTATAGCGAATCCCGCAAAAACGAAAGCGTGTATTTACTCTCGCCCGATACCTTTGACCTGAACGATTCAGATACGGTGACGGAGATAAACAAGATCAACGGCACTCTCAAGAATGCGATCAGCCACGATATTGCGTCTCAGGGGAGTTCCGAAGCTGAAAAGCTCGACCAACAATTCAGGACAGACATTCACCAATCAGCTACCAAGACGATCATGTTATCGTCGCTTGCTGCTGTACAGAATGCTGTGCTGGGCCTCAACCAATCAGACCTTGTGTATTATTTGGTCAAGCCAGGGCGAGACCTTCGGGATCTCAAGACCAAGGTTCTGCCGGCTTTAAAAACCACCTGTTGGTATTTGCACCTCGACCGCCAGGGCAATTATCTCTTCAAGAACGTTCAGAATATTGTTGCAAAAATCAATTCGTTGGTTTCTACGTACAATCCCGATCAGGCGATAAAGCAAGTACGCAGCGAACTCGAAGCACTATTCAAGCCTGTTGATAAAGATGTGTATCAAAAACTGTCCATTCTCGAAACTCCCGACGTATTGAGCCTGGATGTGGATTCGGTTCTGCTGGCAGTATACCAACCAAACGACAAAGGTGCGGGCCTACATCCAGACCTGCTTTCTTTTTATCAGAATCAAATCTACAAGAACCGGGTTCTTTTTCTCACTGGCGAGCGTGCTGCAATGGATTCGGTCTTGTACACGGCCAAAGAAGTCAAAGCCATTGACCATGTAATCAAAGAGCTTGAGTTAGATAAAATATCAGCAAAAGATCCACAGTATGTCGAAGCCTTGGATCTGCGAGATCATTACTCGAGCAGCTTCAGGAGTGCCGTGCGAGAAACATTCACGAAGCTCTATTACCCGAGCGCCGATCGCCTGATGGACGCAGAGTTCTTCATGCAGTTCAGCTCGAACAACTATAACGGCGAACAGCAGATCAAGGCAACCCTCGAAGCCAAGCAGAAATTCACGACAGACACCGAAAGCGACACGTTCCGCAAGAAATGTGAAAAGCGTTTGTTTGGCAAAGCCGCAGACGAACCCCGGGAAATGGAATGGGCGGAGATCAAGAAGCGTGCCGCTCGTGAGCCGATTTGGCAATGGCATCGCCTCGATGCTTTAGACCGACTCAAAACAAAACTCGTTCGCGAGAAAATCTGGCGCGAGAACGGGAAGTTCGTTCAGACTGGTCCTTTTGAAGCAGCCAAAACGGATGTTATCATCAACCAGGTGCTGCGCGACGAAGAAACGGGCGCGGTGAAATTGAGGGTCGAACCGCAACATGGCGACAAAGTCTATGTAGATTATGGAGCAGACCCGACGACGGCCTCTGAATTGATACACGACCACGGAAACTTTGAAACTGCGCGCATGGAGGTGCGATTCCTGTGCGTTGATTCAACGGGCAAACACCCGCAAGGGCCTGTGCGCATCTGGAAAAACACCATCGCGCTCAAATACGATACAACGCCGCGAGACGGCAAGGTGTTCGTTACTCTGCGGGCAATCCCCGATGCTGATATTCGTTATACGACCGATGGTTCGGCACCACGTGAACTCGGTGGGGAATACACTGGAGTCTTCGAAGTCAAAAAGAAGTGCACGGTTATGGCCATCGCCACGAAAGAAGGCATTGAGTCTCAAATACTTTCATTCGAAGCTGACCCTACTGCGAGCAAAGGTGCCCGAATCGACGAGAGCAAGGCTGCCATCGTCATTCGCAGGCATAAGTTCGACGGCACAGACAAATGCTACCAACTGATTGAATCGATGCGGCGCTACCAGATATCTGTCAGCCAGGTTGAAGTCGCCATCGAAGCCATTTCTCATGCTGACACATTCGTGAGTTACTCAACGGGTGGGCAGATTATTCGCTTTGACGCGACAAAGCTGAGTGAGTTGATCGACAACCTGCGCAAGCCATTCATTGAGGAGAATCAGGCAGAGTACCGTATCAGGCTTATGATCGGTGAAATGCACTACCGTCAGGGTGGAGACATTCAACACTTTGCTGGCGAAATGAATCTACCGGGCTATGAACCGCACGAGGTGAGACAATGA
- a CDS encoding IS481 family transposase encodes MGSVSKACKVFGYSRDSFYRFKELYDKGGELALQEISRRKPLLKNRVAPEVEEAVREIAFQYPAYGQVRASNELRKIGIIISPFGVRGVWLRHDLATFKKRLKYLEARMAQEKGIFTEAQLVALERAKDEKESHGEIETEHPGYLGSQDTFYVGNMKGVGKIYQQTFIDTYSKVAFAKLYDRKNSLVSADMLNDRVIPFFDEHEIPLLRVLTDRGSEYCGNREEHDYQLYLALENIDHTKTKAKSPQTNGICERFHRTILNEFYNVAFRKKVYTSLEQLQADLDEWIYDYNTQRTHQGKYCFGKTPLATFKDSLSIAKDKMLDLKLQTA; translated from the coding sequence CTGGGCAGCGTATCGAAAGCTTGCAAGGTTTTCGGTTACTCAAGAGACAGTTTCTACCGGTTTAAGGAGCTTTACGACAAGGGTGGCGAGCTCGCATTGCAGGAGATCAGCCGCAGGAAGCCTTTGCTGAAAAATCGTGTAGCTCCAGAGGTCGAGGAAGCGGTACGGGAAATTGCATTTCAATACCCCGCGTACGGTCAGGTTCGGGCGTCCAACGAGTTGCGCAAGATAGGTATCATCATCTCCCCTTTTGGCGTGCGCGGCGTTTGGCTGCGCCATGATCTTGCGACGTTTAAAAAACGGCTGAAATACCTTGAAGCGCGAATGGCTCAGGAAAAGGGGATCTTTACCGAGGCACAATTGGTTGCGCTCGAACGCGCAAAAGATGAGAAGGAAAGTCACGGTGAAATTGAAACGGAGCACCCTGGTTATTTGGGGTCACAAGACACGTTTTACGTGGGAAATATGAAGGGTGTGGGTAAAATTTATCAGCAGACCTTCATCGACACGTATTCGAAAGTCGCTTTTGCGAAACTCTATGATCGCAAGAATTCTCTGGTTTCAGCCGATATGCTTAACGACAGAGTCATCCCGTTTTTTGACGAGCATGAGATTCCGCTGTTGCGCGTTCTGACCGATCGTGGCAGCGAGTACTGTGGCAACCGGGAAGAGCACGATTATCAGCTGTATCTGGCCTTGGAGAATATCGACCACACAAAAACCAAGGCCAAGAGCCCGCAGACGAACGGCATTTGTGAGCGCTTTCACCGGACTATATTGAATGAGTTTTACAATGTTGCATTCAGAAAGAAGGTTTACACTTCTTTGGAGCAATTGCAGGCAGACCTTGATGAGTGGATTTACGATTACAACACGCAGCGCACTCATCAGGGGAAATATTGCTTCGGCAAAACGCCTCTGGCAACATTCAAAGACTCGCTCAGTATAGCGAAAGACAAAATGCTGGATTTGAAATTACAGACAGCATGA